A stretch of Lactuca sativa cultivar Salinas chromosome 6, Lsat_Salinas_v11, whole genome shotgun sequence DNA encodes these proteins:
- the LOC111914030 gene encoding uncharacterized protein LOC111914030 — MATASPALSNTSADTTSNTGYASSGAVKTTSTATTSMVMSNSSINTSKNLRGLNKPKCIKCGNVARSRCPYQACKSCCAKAQNPCHIHVLKGNSSFPDKTQSSTSSFNFQHSNETSSSGNAHRVTSLRQLSNNFAQFNNLQTPARAKKPLTRKEASQINEWRFSKLKEYKDRNMEIENESFDRYLKNISLLEDVFALNSNLEGENETMVSKLKIIRSENLRDRMRFIVNNGLKNLETETQETNTTGPKKARYSGLVELNKKLTNARTTEDLKSCRLLKSQLLNRPEDAEPEQKSSKWFTTVTINQEALGHIDDRFNGLKEIQQL; from the exons ATGGCTACGGCTTCACCTGCTTTAAGCAATACTAGTGCGGATACTACCTCAAATACCGGTTACGCCAGCTCCGGCGCTGTAAAAACCACATCTACCGCCACAACCTCTATGGTGATGAGTAATTCGAGCATCAATACTTCTAAGAACCTCCGCGGCCTTAACAAGCCCAAATGCATCAAGTGTGGCAATGTCGCTCGTTCCAG GTGTCCGTATCAGGCATGCAAAAGTTGCTGTGCAAAAGCTCAAAATCCATGCCATATACACG TGTTGAAGGGCAATTCATCATTTCCAGACAAGACACAATCCTCAACCTCATCTTTCAACTTTCAGCACTCAAATGAGACATCCTCATCAGG GAATGCACATAGAGTCACCTCACTCAGACAACTCTCCAACAATTTCGCTCAGTTCAATAATTTGCAAACTCCTGCACGTGCAAAGAAGCCACTCACAAGAAAG GAGGCATCTCAGATAAATGAGTGGCGgttttcaaagttgaaagaaTACAAAGATAGAAACATGGAAATCGAAAACGAATCTTTCGAtagatatttaaaaaatatcagtTTATTGGAGGACGTGTTTGCACTAAATTCCAATTTAGAAGGAGAGAATGAAACAATGGTATCAAAATTGAAAATTATAAGAAGCGAAAACTTGAGGGATAGGATGCGGTTCATTGTGAACAACGGTTTAAAAAATCTGGAAACTGAGACCCAAGAAACCAACACCACTGGGCCTAAGAAGGCCCGATATTCTGGTCTGGTTGAACTCAATAAAAAGCTAACAAATGCCAGAACCACTGAAGATTTGAAATCTTGTCGGTTACTCAAGTCTCAACTCCTCAATCGACCCGAGGATGCCGAACCAGAGCAAAAGTCATCAAAATGGTTTACTACAGTTACGATTAATCAAGAAGCTCTTGGTCATATTGATGACCGGTTTAATGGCCTTAAGGAGATTCAGCAGCTTTAG